Within Betaproteobacteria bacterium, the genomic segment TTTCCCGAGTACGTCTCGTAACCTGACTGTTTGGTTCACTAATTGACTTGAATCCGTCATAATCGCCCGCTACAAAGCTAGTTGTGAACCAAGCACCTGTATTCCTGTCCTCGGCTGTTTTTTTGAATCGATCTGGAAAAGAAATTCAGGTGGTTTTCCAAATCGCACTCACCCTCATCACTACTTCCACTCTGGGGTAACTACCATGATCAATAACAATCGGGTTCGCCTCTCAAAGCTTGCCTTTGCCGTCGCGCTTGCCATGAGTACCGTACCGGCCTTCGCGCAAAATACGACCTCCGCGATTGGCGGACGCATTACTGGCATTGACGGCAAGGCCGTCTCCGGCGCGCAAGTGACCGTCCTCCACCAGGAGTCCGGTTCGATCAGCAACCTCACCACCGATGCCGAGGGACGCTATCTGGCGCGAGGTCTGCGCACCGGTGGTCCGTACACGATCACCATCACCAAGGATGGTGTAGTCGAAAAACGTGAGAACGTCTTCCTGCAGCTCGCGGAAACGGCAAGCGTAGACGCCAAGCTAGGTGGTGCGACTCAGGCGATCGATACCATTGTCGTGACCGGCCAAAACGTCGGCTCGGATAAATTCAGCAACACCTCAATGGGCGCTACCACCAGCATCGGTCGCGCCGAACTCGACGCTTTTGCATCGGTGCAGCGCAACCTGCAAGACTATGCTCGTATCGATCCGCGCATTTCGCAGACCGACAAAGAGCGCGGCGAAATTTCCGCTGGCGGCCAGAACTCACGCTACAACTCGCTGACCATCGACGGCGTCACCACAAGTGACACGTTTGGCCTGGAATCGAACAATGCGCCGACCGCCAAGCAGCCCATATCCATCGATGCGATCCAGTCGGTGCAGATCAACGTGTCCAACTACGACGTGACCCAGAAAGGCTACACCGGCGCGAATATCAATGCGGTCACCAAGTCGGGAACCAATGAGTTCAAGGGCAGCGTGTACTACGTCACCCGCGATGACAAACTTGTCGGCCAGCGTTACAACCGCACATCCGACGCCTATGTCGACGCCCCGGCATTCAAGGAAAAGACCACGGGTGCCACCCTTGGCGGCCCGATCATCAAGGACAAACTCTTTTTCTTCGCCGCCTACGAAGAGCTGGAAAGCACTCGCGCTGCGCCGGATTTTGGCCCCATCGGCACCGTCACCAGCACTACCGTCCCTGTGACCCCGGGGTTTATTACCGCCGCCGCCGCGCTCGCCTCCAGCCAGTACGGGTTGAATATCGGCACGGCCAGTACCAACAACGGCGCCAAGTTGCTGGTAAAGGATACATTGCTCAAACTCGACTGGAACATCAACGCGCAACATCGCGCCAGTGTTCGTTACGCCAAGACGGAACAGACCGAGCCGCAGTTCCCTGATTTCTTTCCCAATCAGCTGACCTTGAGCTCGCATTTGTATACGCAGGTCAAAGAAATTGAAACGATCGTGGGCCAATGGTTTGCTGACTGGACGCCAACGTTTTCGACCGAGGCCAAGTTTTCGACTCGCGACTACAAGAGCAAACCGGTCAATACGGTGGACACGCCTGAAATCAAGCTGAATGTCACGGGACCGCTGCCGGCCGGCGCGCCTGCCTCGTTCGGTACGGGTACCCGCGGCATCATTTTCGGAACGGAACGCAGCCGTCATTTCAATAATCTGGCGACCGAAACGCAGGACATGTACCTTGGTGCAAACTGGACTCGCGGTACACACGAATTGAAATTCGGTTCCGACTATAGCGACAACAAGATTTTCAACGCTTTCCTGCAAAACACCAAAGGCAACTACACGTTTGCCTGCGTAAACAGCAGCGCCACCTACGTATATACGCTCGGTGCCGTTAACTGCGCAACATCGTCACCTGCCGTTATCGAGCAAGCTGTGCTGGAAAACTTCAGCCGCGGTCGTCCCACCGCCTATACCGTGCAGGTTGCGGCGCCGGGCAAAACGCTCACCGATGGTGTGGCGAACTTTACCCTTAAGAACCTGGGTGTTTTCCTGCAAGACACCTGGTCCATCAACAGCAATTTGACCGTTTCTGCCGGTGTACGTCTCGATTCCCTGAGTATCCCGGAGAAGCCGCCCGCAAACGCTGCGGCGGCAGTCGCACCCGTTAAGGGAAGCGTTTCCGGCAATACCATTACGAGCGCGACAGGTGGGTTCGGTCTGGACAATACCCGGACGATTGACGGCAGTGATCTGGTCCAGCCGCGTGTTGGTTTCAACTACACCTTCGATACCAGCCGCGCCACGCAATTGCGCGGTGGCTTCGGGCTGTTTCAGGGCGCCGCGGCCAACGTCTGGTTTGCCAATCAATTCCAGAATGCGGGCGTAGCGACCCGTGTTATTACCTGCACGACCGCCACTTGTCCGACAAGTGGATTCTTCAGCGCTAACCCGCTGACCCAACCGACCAATGTCCCGGGCACACCACCAGCCGCTTCAGTCGACTTTGTGGATCCCAACATGGGCCAGCCGTCGGTTTGGAAAGCAAATCTGGGCTTCGAGCATGAATTACCATTCGGTGGTGTGGTGTTCGGAATGGAGTACCTGTACACCAAGACGAAACAAGGCGTCTTCTACCAGAATCTAAACATTGGTGAACCAACCCGAACTGGTACGGATGGCCGCCAACTGTTCTATTCGCCGCAATCGTATGCGGCGAATTGCTGGGGTCCTGGGGCAAACTGTGCCGGCTTCGGCAACACCGCACTACGGAACCGTAGCTTCGCAAATGTGTTGCTGGCCACAGGAACAGACAAGGGCCGTGGCAATTTGGCAACCGTCTCGTTGAGCCGTCCGATGTCCAAGGGCTGGGGTTGGTCCTTGTCTTATACATACACGGATGCGACCGAAGTGAGCCCGTTGACTTCTTCGGTAGCGTTCTCGAATTTCCAGTCGCGCTCGATCTTCAATCCAAACGAAGAAGTGGCCGCCAACTCGGCCTATCTGGTGAAGAGCCGTGCAAATGGTACGCTCAACTGGCAACACAACTTTTTCGGCAGCTACAAGACATCTGTCGGCTTGTTTGCCGAAGTACGTAGAGGCAAGCCGTATAGCTGGACCTATGAGAATGATTTGAACGGTGACGGTACTGCCGGCAATGACTTGATGTACATTCCGACGGGTCCGGGATCTGGCGAGGTGATATTTTCGGGCGATAGCGCCACGGATCGCCGCGTCGAGTCAGCCTTCTGGGCATTC encodes:
- a CDS encoding carboxypeptidase regulatory-like domain-containing protein; this translates as MINNNRVRLSKLAFAVALAMSTVPAFAQNTTSAIGGRITGIDGKAVSGAQVTVLHQESGSISNLTTDAEGRYLARGLRTGGPYTITITKDGVVEKRENVFLQLAETASVDAKLGGATQAIDTIVVTGQNVGSDKFSNTSMGATTSIGRAELDAFASVQRNLQDYARIDPRISQTDKERGEISAGGQNSRYNSLTIDGVTTSDTFGLESNNAPTAKQPISIDAIQSVQINVSNYDVTQKGYTGANINAVTKSGTNEFKGSVYYVTRDDKLVGQRYNRTSDAYVDAPAFKEKTTGATLGGPIIKDKLFFFAAYEELESTRAAPDFGPIGTVTSTTVPVTPGFITAAAALASSQYGLNIGTASTNNGAKLLVKDTLLKLDWNINAQHRASVRYAKTEQTEPQFPDFFPNQLTLSSHLYTQVKEIETIVGQWFADWTPTFSTEAKFSTRDYKSKPVNTVDTPEIKLNVTGPLPAGAPASFGTGTRGIIFGTERSRHFNNLATETQDMYLGANWTRGTHELKFGSDYSDNKIFNAFLQNTKGNYTFACVNSSATYVYTLGAVNCATSSPAVIEQAVLENFSRGRPTAYTVQVAAPGKTLTDGVANFTLKNLGVFLQDTWSINSNLTVSAGVRLDSLSIPEKPPANAAAAVAPVKGSVSGNTITSATGGFGLDNTRTIDGSDLVQPRVGFNYTFDTSRATQLRGGFGLFQGAAANVWFANQFQNAGVATRVITCTTATCPTSGFFSANPLTQPTNVPGTPPAASVDFVDPNMGQPSVWKANLGFEHELPFGGVVFGMEYLYTKTKQGVFYQNLNIGEPTRTGTDGRQLFYSPQSYAANCWGPGANCAGFGNTALRNRSFANVLLATGTDKGRGNLATVSLSRPMSKGWGWSLSYTYTDATEVSPLTSSVAFSNFQSRSIFNPNEEVAANSAYLVKSRANGTLNWQHNFFGSYKTSVGLFAEVRRGKPYSWTYENDLNGDGTAGNDLMYIPTGPGSGEVIFSGDSATDRRVESAFWAFVNSQPTLRDARGRVVERNSAFAPWTNSFDLRISQELPGLLKKHKSVFVLDLLNVGNMINKKWGQIDEVAFQSAGGLARSFVQFGGLDASGKYIYRMTGVTTEDFVTRQARGESQWAVQATFRYEF